From a region of the Thermus caldilimi genome:
- a CDS encoding MFS transporter has translation MEPERSLKLSIWEGVLAILFLNWSTGVIVTGYALALGASPQALALLGALPFLAQLLTPLALFLRGSRKALAVRLNFLARMLFLPTALAAFLPEGLRVPTLLLFAGLSQLLAAPVGVLWLSWMADLVAEERRGRYFGFRNALLGLVGTLGNLMGGMVADRLPPPLGYQAVLLVGVGAGLLSVLLLRLQSEPSESPSPPARRALGIAWQDLAYRGYLGLVFLWYGAVMVGGPYVIPYFVQVGGLSMTEVGLWTVISASSGLLFGPMWGRMADREGHKAVLFRTAMVAALMPLLWLSGSRAFPWPVWLSAIADALAWSGLGTALANAALAHAPKEARNGYLVLFWLALGLGGLLGSLLAGSAASLGLGPSPYHFPILLSLGLRLGVALRLRRL, from the coding sequence GTGGAACCGGAGCGCTCCCTAAAGCTTTCCATATGGGAAGGCGTCTTGGCCATCCTCTTCCTCAACTGGAGCACGGGGGTGATCGTCACCGGGTATGCCCTGGCCCTAGGCGCTTCCCCCCAAGCCCTAGCCCTTCTGGGAGCCCTTCCCTTCCTGGCCCAGCTCCTAACCCCCCTGGCCCTTTTCCTGAGGGGAAGCCGCAAGGCCCTGGCGGTGCGCCTCAACTTTTTGGCCCGGATGCTCTTCCTGCCCACTGCCCTGGCCGCCTTTTTGCCGGAGGGCTTAAGGGTACCGACCCTTCTTCTTTTCGCCGGCCTCTCCCAACTTCTAGCCGCCCCGGTGGGGGTCCTCTGGCTCTCCTGGATGGCGGACCTGGTGGCCGAGGAAAGACGGGGACGCTACTTCGGCTTCAGAAACGCCCTCTTGGGCCTGGTGGGCACCTTGGGGAACCTCATGGGGGGTATGGTGGCTGACCGCCTTCCCCCGCCCCTGGGCTACCAGGCTGTTCTCCTTGTGGGGGTGGGGGCCGGGCTTCTTTCCGTCTTGCTTCTCCGCCTCCAAAGCGAGCCTTCGGAATCCCCCTCCCCTCCCGCCCGAAGGGCTCTCGGGATCGCCTGGCAGGACCTAGCCTACCGGGGCTACCTGGGCCTGGTTTTTCTCTGGTACGGGGCGGTCATGGTGGGAGGGCCCTACGTCATCCCCTACTTCGTCCAGGTGGGTGGCCTCTCCATGACCGAGGTGGGTCTTTGGACGGTGATCTCCGCCTCAAGCGGCCTCCTCTTCGGACCCATGTGGGGCCGGATGGCAGACCGGGAAGGTCACAAGGCCGTCCTCTTCCGCACGGCGATGGTGGCAGCCTTGATGCCCCTCCTCTGGCTCTCGGGGTCCAGGGCCTTTCCCTGGCCCGTATGGCTTTCCGCCATTGCCGATGCCCTGGCCTGGAGCGGTCTGGGAACCGCCTTGGCCAATGCGGCCTTGGCCCATGCCCCCAAGGAAGCCAGAAACGGCTACCTGGTCCTCTTCTGGTTGGCCCTGGGCCTGGGAGGGCTTTTGGGAAGCCTGCTGGCGGGAAGCGCCGCCAGCCTGGGCCTGGGACCAAGCCCTTACCACTTCCCCATCCTCCTTTCCCTAGGCCTACGCCTCGGGGTAGCCCTCCGCTTACGCAGACTCTAA